A single window of Micrococcaceae bacterium Sec5.1 DNA harbors:
- a CDS encoding nuclease PIN, whose product MKLRLFPQEPAGLVLLAQMAGVIVAATGTLSEILGAQASQHERLTEELHEHESKSLDLHFALLTHMRTSFVNPLPREDMYALSRHLNEAMEKLDAAGELVALYKLERLPKRAADQLEIISRQAELTVDAMRKLEDLDELEDYWIEILRLAKRAERTHRTWVAEMLKDMKSTQYARHRDIANQLVEVTKDMRKIATQVGSIIVKES is encoded by the coding sequence ATGAAGCTGCGCCTTTTCCCCCAGGAACCTGCCGGGCTCGTACTGCTCGCGCAGATGGCCGGCGTCATTGTGGCCGCCACCGGAACGCTGTCCGAGATCCTTGGTGCGCAGGCCAGTCAGCACGAACGCCTGACTGAGGAACTTCACGAACACGAGTCGAAATCCCTGGACCTGCACTTTGCGCTCCTGACGCACATGCGCACCAGCTTCGTGAACCCGCTCCCCCGCGAGGACATGTACGCCCTGTCCCGCCACCTCAACGAGGCCATGGAGAAACTCGACGCCGCAGGCGAGTTAGTTGCCCTCTACAAACTGGAGCGGCTGCCCAAGCGCGCGGCCGACCAACTGGAGATCATCAGCCGCCAAGCCGAGCTGACAGTTGATGCCATGCGGAAACTCGAGGACCTTGACGAACTTGAGGACTACTGGATTGAGATCCTCAGGCTGGCGAAACGTGCCGAGCGAACCCATCGCACGTGGGTGGCCGAGATGCTGAAAGACATGAAATCCACGCAGTATGCGCGGCACCGGGACATCGCCAACCAGTTGGTGGAAGTCACCAAGGATATGCGGAAGATCGCCACGCAGGTAGGCAGCATCATCGTCAAGGAATCATGA
- a CDS encoding alpha-N-arabinofuranosidase, whose product MGNQETPTAKITIDPAFVVGPVRRKTFGAFVEHLGRCVYTGIFEPEHPNADEDGFRTDVLELTKELGVSTVRYPGGNFVSGYRWEDGVGPLDQRPTRLDLAWHSSDPNLVGVDEFAKWSAKAGVEPMMAVNLGTRGTQEALDILEYCNINGGTALSEQRKANGAVEPHNITMWCLGNEMDGPWQIGHKTAGEYARVAAETARAMRMVNPDLELVACGSSSPNMSTFGEWERVVLNETYELVDLISAHQYFEDFGDLQEHLSAGHRMEAFIRDLVSHIDHVKSATKSEKQINISFDEWNVWHGSRVESKAPTGDDWPVAPVLLEDRYTVADAVVVGDLLITLLRNTDRVHSASLAQLVNVIAPIMTEPGGRSWKQTTFHPFALTSQHASGTVLNLAVESPKLDSEKTAGFSSLSAVATYDAEAKEVVVFAVNRSATDALTLDAAVGGLGAARVIEAVTYTNKDPYWQATADDSTSVLPAENVSVTLDGGRLTAALPAVSWSMIRLSLES is encoded by the coding sequence TTGGGAAATCAAGAGACCCCCACCGCCAAAATCACCATCGATCCCGCATTCGTCGTCGGTCCAGTCAGGCGGAAGACGTTCGGCGCCTTCGTCGAGCACCTGGGCCGATGCGTCTACACGGGCATCTTCGAACCCGAACACCCCAACGCCGACGAGGACGGGTTCCGCACCGACGTCCTGGAACTCACCAAGGAGTTGGGCGTCTCCACGGTCCGCTATCCCGGCGGTAACTTCGTCTCCGGCTACCGCTGGGAGGACGGAGTTGGCCCACTGGATCAGCGTCCAACGAGGCTTGACCTTGCCTGGCACTCGAGCGACCCCAACCTGGTGGGCGTGGACGAGTTTGCGAAGTGGTCCGCGAAGGCAGGTGTTGAGCCCATGATGGCGGTCAACCTGGGCACTCGCGGGACGCAGGAAGCGCTGGACATCCTGGAATACTGCAACATCAACGGCGGCACCGCGCTATCCGAACAGCGCAAGGCGAATGGCGCCGTCGAGCCCCACAACATCACTATGTGGTGCCTGGGGAACGAGATGGACGGCCCCTGGCAGATCGGCCACAAAACGGCTGGCGAGTATGCAAGGGTCGCCGCGGAAACTGCCAGGGCAATGCGCATGGTCAACCCGGACCTGGAGTTGGTGGCCTGCGGAAGCTCGAGCCCCAATATGTCCACATTCGGGGAGTGGGAGCGCGTTGTCCTCAACGAGACCTACGAGCTGGTGGACCTGATCTCCGCGCACCAGTACTTCGAGGACTTCGGGGACCTTCAGGAGCACCTGTCTGCCGGGCATCGGATGGAGGCCTTCATACGTGACCTCGTTTCACACATCGATCATGTGAAGTCTGCAACCAAATCGGAAAAGCAGATCAACATTTCCTTCGATGAATGGAATGTGTGGCACGGTTCCCGCGTCGAGTCCAAGGCTCCCACGGGCGACGACTGGCCTGTTGCGCCGGTTCTGCTTGAGGATCGCTACACGGTGGCGGACGCCGTGGTGGTGGGTGACCTGCTCATTACGCTGCTTCGCAACACGGACCGTGTCCACTCCGCGAGCCTTGCGCAGCTGGTCAACGTCATTGCACCGATCATGACCGAGCCCGGTGGCCGCTCCTGGAAGCAGACCACGTTCCACCCGTTCGCGCTCACGTCCCAGCATGCCTCGGGTACTGTGCTGAACCTCGCCGTCGAGTCGCCGAAGCTGGACAGCGAAAAGACGGCGGGCTTCAGTTCACTGTCAGCCGTGGCTACCTACGACGCCGAAGCCAAGGAGGTTGTGGTTTTCGCCGTGAACCGTTCGGCGACGGACGCACTCACGCTCGACGCCGCCGTCGGGGGTCTTGGCGCTGCACGGGTCATCGAAGCAGTGACCTACACGAACAAGGACCCGTACTGGCAGGCAACCGCGGATGATTCGACATCCGTCCTGCCTGCAGAGAACGTCAGTGTAACGCTCGACGGCGGCCGGCTCACCGCCGCGCTTCCGGCCGTGAGCTGGAGCATGATCCGGTTGTCGCTGGAATCCTAG
- a CDS encoding GAF and ANTAR domain-containing protein — MTKKQLPLDELSGAIGRILGLLLTEEKVDQAVQSLSQAIKESVPGTLGAGVSILDSQARRTSTGFTDSIVEQADFLQYELGQGPCLTAWASEEPVLIEDLGTDPRWPEWRTAVSSLPIKSVVSAPLIANGHSIGAMKVYASQAFVYDNNTASLMGLFSSPAATLLSHIQSTETPKRISEGLQAALHSRDVVNRACGILMERHKITHERALQQLIGDARDKSRTLQEVSAELVAGIPADHN; from the coding sequence ATGACCAAGAAGCAGCTTCCTCTGGATGAGCTTTCGGGCGCCATCGGCCGGATTCTGGGCCTCTTGTTGACCGAGGAAAAGGTTGACCAAGCCGTTCAGAGCCTCTCCCAGGCCATCAAGGAATCCGTACCCGGCACGCTCGGTGCAGGGGTCTCCATCCTCGATTCGCAGGCACGGAGGACCAGCACCGGATTCACGGACAGCATCGTGGAGCAGGCAGACTTCCTGCAATATGAGTTGGGCCAAGGTCCTTGCCTGACGGCGTGGGCTTCGGAAGAACCTGTGCTGATCGAGGATTTGGGCACGGACCCGCGGTGGCCGGAATGGCGCACTGCTGTCAGCTCTCTTCCCATCAAATCGGTAGTCAGCGCGCCTCTTATCGCAAACGGGCACAGCATTGGCGCTATGAAGGTCTACGCTTCCCAGGCCTTTGTCTATGACAACAACACGGCCTCCCTTATGGGCCTGTTTTCCTCTCCTGCTGCGACCCTTCTCTCCCACATTCAAAGCACCGAGACACCCAAGCGCATCAGTGAGGGCCTGCAGGCCGCCCTGCACAGCCGCGATGTGGTCAACCGGGCCTGCGGGATTTTGATGGAACGGCACAAAATCACTCATGAACGGGCCCTGCAGCAATTGATAGGGGACGCCCGCGACAAGAGCAGGACCTTGCAGGAAGTCAGCGCCGAGCTTGTAGCCGGGATCCCGGCAGACCACAACTAA
- a CDS encoding GAF and ANTAR domain-containing protein, giving the protein MTETQPSRYVNSPLPFPGPVEDHVDLTDFVEHLQDLLVENADIREFLQDLAALIAKKLTRNGNTIACGVTVIRQKKPVAVADSDTLARKLDEIQNSFRDGPCLSALRTRTITHVPDVHDEDRWPEYMRAAAATNVGSILAFPMELNSTAEAVVNLYSTRTHGFSHEDILSAERVTATGAKALHLALKIAQLRDARENLTAALESRTIIDTAVGIIMAQNRCSRDAAFQILVSASSHRNIKLRVVAQGIIAHIAGDRKISAAFEE; this is encoded by the coding sequence ATGACTGAAACCCAGCCATCACGGTACGTTAACAGCCCTCTCCCTTTCCCCGGTCCCGTTGAAGATCACGTGGATCTGACGGACTTCGTGGAACATCTGCAGGATCTCTTGGTGGAGAATGCCGATATCCGTGAATTCCTCCAGGACCTCGCCGCATTGATCGCAAAGAAGCTCACCCGGAACGGCAACACGATTGCCTGCGGAGTCACCGTCATCCGGCAGAAGAAACCGGTGGCCGTGGCCGATAGCGATACCCTTGCCAGGAAGTTGGACGAGATCCAGAACAGCTTCCGCGATGGCCCTTGCCTTTCTGCCCTTCGCACACGCACTATCACCCACGTCCCGGACGTCCACGACGAAGATCGCTGGCCCGAGTACATGCGGGCTGCTGCGGCCACCAATGTGGGTTCTATCCTGGCCTTTCCCATGGAATTGAACAGCACCGCGGAGGCCGTGGTGAATCTCTATTCCACTCGCACTCACGGTTTTTCCCACGAGGATATTTTGTCGGCAGAGCGTGTCACGGCCACCGGCGCCAAAGCCCTCCATCTGGCCTTGAAGATCGCCCAGCTTCGGGACGCCCGCGAGAACCTCACCGCCGCTCTGGAATCCCGCACGATCATCGACACCGCCGTCGGAATCATCATGGCGCAGAACCGCTGCAGCCGGGACGCGGCTTTCCAAATCCTCGTCAGCGCGTCCAGCCACCGCAACATCAAACTTCGCGTAGTGGCCCAAGGGATCATCGCCCATATTGCCGGCGACCGAAAGATCTCCGCAGCTTTCGAGGAATAG
- a CDS encoding GAF and ANTAR domain-containing protein — MAQNDVVPTAEQLQDLLLESPGFTEFLLGLTTISASLLGGDVPMLCAITVERDGGPATVASSTEAAQRLDEKQYEFDDGPCLTALREQHTVLVEDLQADVRWHHYADAVSQEGITTMLAVPITTDDDSRAALNCYSTEAGTFDPETVASIQKHAESLSRILRLALRLHTPDPYPVHLRSALESRAIVDAAISLIMVQNRCSRDSAIRLIQLASRNSDKRLHEIAEDILKRAVHEDKEGR, encoded by the coding sequence ATGGCCCAGAACGATGTAGTGCCCACAGCGGAACAGTTGCAGGATCTGCTGTTGGAGAGCCCCGGCTTCACCGAATTCCTTCTGGGTTTGACCACCATTTCGGCTTCGTTGTTGGGCGGGGACGTCCCCATGCTCTGTGCTATCACCGTAGAGCGGGATGGAGGCCCTGCCACCGTGGCGAGCAGCACGGAGGCTGCTCAGCGCCTGGATGAAAAGCAGTACGAGTTCGACGACGGCCCATGCCTTACCGCGCTCCGGGAGCAGCACACCGTTTTGGTTGAGGACCTTCAGGCCGACGTCCGCTGGCACCATTACGCCGACGCTGTTTCGCAGGAAGGCATCACCACCATGCTGGCGGTGCCGATTACGACGGACGATGACTCACGTGCCGCGCTGAACTGCTATTCCACCGAAGCAGGCACGTTCGATCCAGAGACCGTGGCATCCATACAGAAGCACGCGGAATCCTTGTCGAGGATTCTGCGACTGGCACTGCGCCTGCACACCCCGGATCCATACCCTGTGCACTTGCGTTCCGCCTTGGAGTCGCGGGCCATAGTGGATGCGGCTATTTCCCTGATCATGGTGCAGAACCGTTGCAGCCGGGATTCCGCCATCAGGCTCATACAATTGGCGTCCCGCAACAGTGATAAGCGGCTCCATGAAATTGCAGAAGACATTCTGAAGCGGGCAGTCCACGAAGATAAGGAGGGTAGGTAG
- a CDS encoding LacI family DNA-binding transcriptional regulator has product MAVTMNDVARAAGVSLKTVSNVINNYEFIRPATKQRVLDAIEELGYETNLTARSLRSGKTSMLGLVLSDLSVPYYAELASDIMKAAWARGYRVLVEQSGNEADHEKSALQGQFRSLTDGLLFIPLAMDAEQIIQAAGKKPLVLLGEFVQDPRLDMVLIQNHEAAAAVTAHLLAGGRRRIAVLGAHDGDTTGSNGLRLNGYRAALAAAGVEYDPALVIDCEWRRDGGADAIARLLDSGVGFDAVFGLNDVVALGALHELLVRGKRVPDEIAVAGFDDIDEARFASPSLTTVEPGRAEIAERAVELLINRIESKGSPDKVEQPEAAFSLRVRQSAP; this is encoded by the coding sequence ATGGCCGTCACCATGAACGACGTCGCACGGGCCGCCGGGGTCTCCTTGAAGACGGTTTCCAACGTCATCAACAACTACGAGTTCATCCGGCCAGCTACGAAGCAGCGCGTCTTGGATGCGATCGAAGAACTCGGATACGAAACCAACCTGACCGCGCGCAGCCTCCGTTCCGGCAAGACCAGCATGCTCGGTCTGGTGCTGAGCGACCTCTCGGTTCCGTACTACGCCGAACTCGCGTCGGACATCATGAAGGCGGCGTGGGCCCGCGGCTACCGGGTCCTTGTTGAGCAGTCCGGCAACGAAGCCGACCACGAAAAATCTGCGCTTCAAGGCCAGTTCCGCAGCCTCACGGACGGACTCCTCTTCATCCCGCTGGCAATGGATGCCGAGCAAATCATCCAGGCCGCCGGCAAGAAACCGCTGGTCCTCCTGGGCGAATTCGTGCAGGACCCGCGGCTGGACATGGTCCTCATCCAAAATCACGAGGCAGCGGCAGCCGTCACCGCGCACCTGCTTGCGGGAGGCCGCCGTCGCATAGCCGTTTTGGGCGCGCACGACGGCGACACAACAGGCAGTAACGGCCTGCGCCTTAACGGCTACAGAGCTGCGCTCGCTGCCGCCGGCGTGGAGTATGACCCAGCCCTCGTGATCGACTGCGAGTGGCGGCGCGACGGCGGTGCGGACGCGATCGCGCGGCTGCTGGACAGCGGTGTTGGTTTCGATGCCGTGTTCGGTTTGAACGACGTCGTTGCCTTGGGGGCGCTGCACGAGCTTCTGGTCCGAGGCAAACGGGTCCCGGACGAAATAGCGGTGGCGGGGTTCGACGACATCGACGAAGCGCGGTTCGCGTCGCCGTCGTTGACCACGGTGGAGCCTGGCCGTGCGGAAATTGCGGAGCGCGCCGTCGAGCTCCTCATCAACAGGATTGAAAGCAAGGGTTCCCCGGACAAGGTGGAGCAGCCGGAAGCGGCGTTCTCGCTGCGCGTCAGGCAGTCCGCGCCGTAG
- a CDS encoding D-TA family PLP-dependent enzyme codes for MNHAVPDGILTPAIMIDVDVLDRNIQRMASSMLSRGLRLRPHVKTHKTLEIAAKQLAAGAVGLTVATIGEAEVFAAGGATDIFIAYPLWIEAHHAERLRKLARTCSIAVGTDSAESATAMGRQLGADARSIDVLIEVDSGHHRSGVLPGEVVEIARAAAASGLNIAGVFTFPGHSYKPGMPRDAAGNENEALGRASAALEHAGFEVRTISGGSTPTALLDAETLATELRPGVYVFGDAQQLELERCTWNDIALTVAATVVSRHESDGGNVRRVVVDAGSKILGSDRPDWATGYGRLPEYREARITALSEHHATVVWPDSEELPALGTRLRLIPNHVCLAMNLVDEVTVVREGAVVDTWKVAARGRNN; via the coding sequence ATGAACCACGCAGTCCCGGACGGAATTCTCACGCCAGCCATCATGATCGACGTCGATGTCCTCGACCGAAATATCCAACGCATGGCTTCAAGCATGCTCAGCCGGGGACTGAGGCTCCGCCCGCACGTGAAGACACACAAGACCCTGGAGATCGCCGCCAAGCAGCTCGCGGCTGGGGCAGTTGGGCTCACGGTTGCGACGATCGGGGAGGCCGAGGTCTTTGCGGCCGGGGGTGCCACGGATATTTTCATCGCCTATCCGCTGTGGATAGAGGCGCATCATGCGGAGCGGCTGCGGAAGCTTGCCAGGACGTGCAGCATCGCGGTCGGCACGGATTCGGCGGAAAGCGCGACGGCGATGGGCCGCCAGTTGGGCGCCGATGCCAGAAGTATTGATGTCCTGATCGAAGTGGACAGCGGGCATCACCGCAGCGGGGTTCTCCCCGGAGAAGTGGTGGAGATTGCGCGCGCGGCCGCAGCAAGCGGGCTGAACATTGCGGGCGTCTTCACATTCCCCGGACACAGTTACAAGCCCGGAATGCCAAGGGACGCAGCGGGTAACGAGAATGAGGCCCTTGGCCGTGCTTCCGCCGCACTGGAGCACGCCGGCTTTGAGGTCCGCACCATCAGCGGCGGTTCCACCCCCACCGCGCTGCTCGACGCCGAAACGCTGGCCACCGAGTTGCGCCCCGGCGTCTATGTTTTCGGTGATGCCCAACAGCTTGAACTCGAACGCTGCACGTGGAACGACATCGCGCTGACTGTCGCTGCGACTGTAGTCAGCCGCCACGAGTCCGACGGCGGGAATGTCCGGCGGGTGGTTGTGGACGCGGGCAGCAAGATCCTGGGCAGTGACCGTCCGGACTGGGCCACCGGATACGGGCGCCTGCCCGAATACCGGGAGGCCCGGATTACAGCGCTCTCTGAACACCACGCCACCGTTGTTTGGCCGGACTCTGAGGAACTGCCGGCACTGGGCACGCGGCTCAGGCTGATCCCGAACCACGTTTGCCTGGCCATGAACCTCGTGGACGAGGTCACTGTGGTTCGTGAGGGCGCCGTGGTGGACACGTGGAAGGTCGCCGCCCGCGGCCGGAACAACTAG
- a CDS encoding D-glycerate dehydrogenase, producing MSRIVVTGRVPEPALQKLRAQHEVDAWEGSDSISRQELLRRVAGADAIVSLLTERIDVELLDAAGPQLKVVANVAVGYDNIDVPACTERGIIATNTPGVLTEATADIAFGLILMATRRLGEGERLIRSGQAWKWGMFFLLGSSLQGKTLGIVGMGGIGQATARRAKAFGMEIVYQSRSEIDPAIAAELGARRVELDELLTISDVVSLHCPYGPATHHLIGAEQLATMKKSAYLVNTARGPIIDEAALALALREGQIAGAGLDVFEQEPKVHPWLLDLENVTLVPHLGSATVETRTAMAVLAADNTLAVLKGEQPPTPIS from the coding sequence ATGAGCCGCATCGTCGTCACCGGACGCGTGCCGGAACCCGCGCTCCAGAAGCTCCGCGCCCAACATGAGGTGGATGCTTGGGAGGGCTCGGACTCCATCAGCCGCCAGGAACTTCTGCGGCGGGTGGCAGGAGCCGATGCCATAGTGAGCCTGCTGACCGAACGCATTGACGTCGAACTGCTCGACGCCGCGGGCCCGCAGCTCAAGGTGGTCGCGAACGTCGCCGTTGGCTATGACAACATCGACGTCCCCGCCTGCACCGAACGCGGGATCATCGCCACCAACACCCCTGGGGTGCTCACTGAGGCCACAGCCGACATCGCGTTCGGCCTGATCCTTATGGCCACGCGCCGGCTCGGCGAGGGGGAACGGCTCATCCGTTCCGGCCAGGCCTGGAAATGGGGAATGTTCTTCCTGCTCGGCAGCAGCCTCCAGGGCAAGACCCTGGGCATCGTCGGCATGGGTGGAATCGGCCAAGCCACCGCACGCCGGGCCAAGGCCTTCGGAATGGAGATCGTCTACCAGTCCCGCAGCGAAATCGACCCCGCCATCGCTGCGGAACTCGGTGCACGGCGAGTGGAACTTGATGAATTACTGACCATTTCCGACGTCGTGTCGCTGCACTGTCCGTACGGACCGGCCACGCATCACCTGATTGGCGCCGAGCAACTCGCAACGATGAAGAAGTCCGCCTACCTCGTCAACACCGCACGCGGACCCATCATCGACGAAGCCGCACTCGCCTTGGCCCTTCGCGAAGGACAGATTGCGGGCGCAGGCCTGGATGTCTTCGAACAGGAGCCCAAGGTGCATCCGTGGTTGCTGGACCTGGAAAACGTGACGCTCGTGCCGCACCTCGGCTCCGCCACGGTGGAAACACGCACGGCCATGGCAGTACTCGCCGCGGACAACACGCTCGCCGTGCTCAAGGGCGAACAACCGCCTACTCCCATCAGCTAA
- a CDS encoding aminotransferase class I/II-fold pyridoxal phosphate-dependent enzyme: MQKLAHRLERLGTETAFSVAQAAAAWKAKGNLVYPFHLGDINIPTAPHIVEAMNKAIADGYTGYCPGAGIPQLREALAEDLGARRGMEFSPDNVVVMTGGKPVITKFLQAVMNPGQEVLYPNPGFPIYESQIEYLGGTAVPYRYVPTSDGFAIDLDQVRASITPNTAAIIYNDLQNPISAESTASEREAIAQIAQEHDLWVLSDEAYFETRYEGASSSIASLPGMAERTVILYTFSKKFAMTGSRLGCAVAPLEIAKVLSTLNTNDESCTTHYVQWAGIEALRGPQEPVQQMLDILKERRDTACGIVNAIPGMSVAVPQSTFYLFPDVTEAMQRLGYTAVGDFASDALYKTGVSFCTREHFGRRLPGEERQYIRLAYSGIEVPDIRDGLARLREWIETA; encoded by the coding sequence ATGCAGAAACTCGCACACCGGCTCGAACGCCTGGGCACCGAAACTGCGTTCAGCGTGGCGCAGGCCGCTGCCGCTTGGAAAGCCAAAGGGAACCTGGTGTACCCCTTCCACCTTGGCGACATCAATATCCCAACTGCCCCTCACATCGTTGAGGCGATGAACAAGGCAATCGCCGATGGCTACACGGGCTACTGCCCCGGCGCCGGTATCCCCCAGCTTCGGGAAGCCCTCGCCGAAGACCTCGGCGCACGGCGCGGAATGGAATTCTCCCCCGACAACGTGGTGGTAATGACCGGCGGTAAGCCCGTTATCACCAAGTTCCTGCAGGCCGTCATGAACCCTGGCCAGGAGGTGCTCTACCCCAATCCCGGATTCCCGATCTACGAATCCCAGATCGAATACCTGGGCGGCACCGCTGTGCCTTACCGCTATGTGCCTACAAGTGACGGGTTCGCGATCGATCTGGACCAGGTCCGGGCATCAATCACCCCGAACACGGCCGCGATCATCTACAACGATCTGCAGAACCCCATCTCTGCCGAATCGACGGCGTCCGAACGCGAGGCAATCGCACAGATCGCACAGGAGCACGACCTCTGGGTACTCTCAGACGAGGCCTATTTCGAGACGCGCTACGAAGGAGCCTCGAGCTCGATCGCGTCACTTCCCGGCATGGCAGAGCGCACTGTCATCCTCTACACGTTCAGCAAGAAGTTCGCCATGACGGGCTCGCGGCTCGGGTGTGCCGTTGCCCCGCTTGAAATCGCAAAAGTGCTCAGCACTCTGAACACCAACGATGAATCGTGCACCACTCACTATGTGCAGTGGGCCGGCATCGAAGCCCTTCGCGGCCCCCAGGAACCGGTACAGCAGATGCTGGACATCCTGAAGGAACGCCGGGATACCGCCTGCGGGATCGTCAATGCCATCCCGGGAATGAGCGTGGCAGTTCCGCAGTCCACGTTCTACCTGTTCCCCGACGTCACAGAGGCCATGCAGCGCCTGGGTTACACAGCAGTGGGCGACTTCGCTTCCGACGCCCTCTACAAGACCGGGGTTTCCTTCTGCACGCGTGAGCACTTCGGCCGGCGCCTGCCCGGCGAGGAGCGGCAGTACATCCGGCTCGCGTACTCGGGCATCGAAGTGCCGGACATCCGCGATGGCCTGGCCCGCCTGCGTGAATGGATCGAGACAGCATGA
- a CDS encoding DedA family protein: MQSLFDGLLHASPLVVMCIVFALVFAEDALFIGFVIPGETAAVVGGVFASRGSLPLWGMILVVISAAILGDTVGYEIGKHLGPWVMGLKILDKRRAQLQKAEDFLARRGGLAVFLGRFTAFFRAVMPALAGLSRMPYRRFAIWNFTGGIFWGGLFVTLGFIAGNSYEELARTVGRGAALVVAAVVVVILVVWQIRKHRAAAKPTAD; this comes from the coding sequence ATGCAGTCGTTGTTCGACGGACTCCTTCACGCCAGCCCACTGGTGGTGATGTGCATCGTGTTCGCGTTGGTCTTCGCCGAGGATGCATTGTTTATCGGCTTCGTGATCCCAGGCGAAACCGCCGCGGTAGTCGGAGGAGTCTTCGCCAGCCGGGGTTCTCTTCCCCTGTGGGGCATGATCCTGGTGGTCATCTCCGCAGCCATCCTGGGTGACACTGTGGGTTACGAGATCGGCAAGCACTTGGGTCCGTGGGTCATGGGGTTGAAAATCCTGGACAAGAGACGGGCTCAGCTGCAAAAAGCCGAGGATTTCCTTGCCCGCCGTGGCGGTCTCGCCGTGTTCCTGGGCCGCTTCACAGCCTTTTTTCGTGCAGTCATGCCCGCGCTCGCAGGGCTCAGCCGAATGCCATACCGCCGCTTCGCCATCTGGAACTTCACAGGCGGCATCTTTTGGGGCGGCCTGTTCGTGACCTTGGGATTCATCGCCGGGAACTCGTACGAAGAACTAGCCCGCACAGTGGGGCGCGGTGCCGCTTTGGTGGTGGCCGCCGTCGTGGTCGTCATCCTGGTCGTCTGGCAGATCCGAAAGCATCGAGCGGCGGCCAAGCCCACAGCCGACTGA
- a CDS encoding urease subunit gamma, with protein sequence MHLLPREQEKLMIVVAADLARRRQARGLKLNYPEAIAIISYELIEGARDGKSVAELMSYGTTLLRREDVMEGVPEMIHDVQIEATFPDGTKLVTVHDPIR encoded by the coding sequence ATGCATCTTTTGCCCCGTGAGCAGGAAAAACTCATGATCGTGGTGGCTGCCGACCTGGCCAGACGAAGGCAGGCGCGAGGATTGAAGCTGAACTATCCCGAAGCCATCGCGATCATCAGCTACGAGCTCATCGAGGGCGCCCGGGACGGCAAATCCGTTGCAGAGCTCATGAGCTACGGGACCACATTGCTGCGCCGCGAAGACGTGATGGAAGGCGTGCCGGAGATGATCCACGACGTCCAGATCGAGGCCACGTTCCCCGACGGCACCAAGCTTGTCACTGTCCACGACCCCATTCGATAG
- a CDS encoding urease subunit beta, with the protein MIPGEYRLRPEPIACNSGREAIAVEVVNRGDRPVQIGSHYHFAEANRALEFDREAAYGRRLDIPAGTAARFEPGDKKTVQLVELTGSREVFGLSNAVNGKLDGGARVGGTARPGVAMEGDAK; encoded by the coding sequence ATGATCCCCGGTGAATACAGGCTCCGCCCCGAGCCCATCGCCTGCAACAGCGGCCGTGAGGCGATCGCCGTCGAGGTTGTCAATCGAGGTGACCGGCCAGTCCAGATTGGCTCGCACTACCACTTCGCGGAGGCCAACCGCGCCCTGGAATTTGACCGTGAAGCCGCTTATGGCCGGCGTCTGGACATCCCCGCCGGCACCGCAGCCCGTTTCGAACCGGGCGACAAGAAGACCGTCCAGCTGGTGGAGTTGACAGGTTCCCGCGAAGTTTTCGGCTTGAGCAACGCTGTCAATGGAAAGCTCGACGGCGGTGCCCGCGTTGGCGGGACCGCTCGTCCGGGCGTGGCTATGGAAGGAGACGCCAAATGA